From Microbacterium sp. LWH11-1.2, one genomic window encodes:
- a CDS encoding LysR family transcriptional regulator, which produces METRRLELFVTLVDAGGFKQAADSLFITAPALSQQISRLEKDVGVALIDRSTRPITPTEAGREFYYRCRRVLEAMQHITQLLDDQRSHEFGRVRVGIVPAMMFSSPAGAVRQFIRAHPTATVQVRSIPTSLLVDELEQGSIDVAILLTEPDLKDLSSAALFSEDYLVALPDDHPLAGVEEVDFAMLRNERILQGPRTANPTGYDAVVTACMRAGFSPRSLEVMGSYLDQAAMVSAGMGVCFIPKSLSDIPQHNVVYRTLVNPSVGLTTSISWFERRLDSVGRAFVQHCITVLSDPESLVSIKGES; this is translated from the coding sequence ATGGAGACGCGACGCCTCGAGCTGTTCGTCACGCTGGTCGACGCCGGCGGTTTCAAGCAGGCCGCCGACAGCCTCTTCATCACCGCTCCCGCACTCTCGCAGCAGATCTCACGGCTGGAGAAGGACGTGGGTGTCGCCTTGATCGACCGCTCCACACGGCCCATCACGCCTACCGAGGCCGGACGCGAGTTCTACTATCGGTGCCGGCGCGTGCTCGAGGCCATGCAGCACATCACGCAGCTGCTCGACGATCAGCGCAGCCATGAGTTCGGGCGGGTGCGGGTCGGGATCGTCCCGGCGATGATGTTCAGCTCGCCGGCGGGAGCCGTACGGCAGTTCATCCGCGCGCATCCGACCGCGACCGTCCAGGTGCGCAGCATCCCCACCTCCCTGCTGGTGGACGAGCTCGAGCAGGGGTCGATCGACGTCGCGATCCTGCTCACCGAGCCCGACCTCAAGGATCTCTCGTCGGCCGCGCTGTTCTCCGAGGACTACCTCGTGGCCCTGCCCGACGACCATCCGCTCGCCGGCGTGGAGGAGGTGGATTTCGCGATGCTGCGCAACGAGCGCATCCTCCAGGGTCCGCGCACCGCCAACCCGACCGGCTACGACGCCGTCGTGACGGCGTGCATGCGCGCCGGGTTCTCCCCGCGCTCGCTCGAGGTCATGGGCTCGTACCTCGACCAGGCCGCCATGGTGTCGGCGGGCATGGGCGTGTGCTTCATCCCGAAATCGCTGTCGGACATCCCGCAGCACAACGTCGTGTACCGCACGCTGGTCAATCCCTCGGTGGGACTCACCACCTCGATCTCGTGGTTCGAACGCCGACTCGACTCGGTCGGGCGCGCCTTCGTGCAGCACTGCATCACCGTGCTCTCCGATCCGGAGAGCCTCGTCTCGATCAAAGGAGAATCATGA
- a CDS encoding ABC transporter ATP-binding protein codes for MTEPLLQVDGLSVEFATPDGPRQVTYDVSFSVDRRQTLALVGESGSGKSVTAMSILDLLPPNARRSGRILFDGIDLVPMRDKGLRPLRGARIATIFQEPMTALNPVYTIGHQLAEALTSHHDLDAKTVRARAVQLLRDVHMPSPEEKVDQYPHQLSGGQRQRAMIAMAISSEPDLLIADEPTTALDVTVQAEILDLIAEIQERMGMAVLIITHDMGVVADVADQVVVMKDGRVVESAPSAELFRHPKEPYTQALLAAVPHLGKADDFLSAARNKLRIDGVTAATPLPETVLRLQDAVIRYPGRWRRPGFQAINGIDLEVARGEIVGLVGESGSGKSTIGKAAIGLLPVTEGLLEVRGERITGRPGRALRQLRRHVTMVFQDPASSLNPRRTIGQAISDPLLWQGLVRDPRARRTRAKELLEQVQLNPDWCDRYPHELSGGQRQRIGIARAIATDPVLMIADEPTSALDVSVQAQVLDLFLALQRELGFSCLFISHDLSVVETLSNRVVVLRHGDVIEEGPTEDVLHHPVDEYTKRLIAAAPVPDPEIQRVRRAERHALRGA; via the coding sequence ATGACCGAACCGCTGCTGCAGGTCGACGGGCTGTCCGTCGAGTTCGCCACCCCCGATGGGCCGCGTCAGGTCACCTACGACGTGTCGTTCAGCGTCGACCGGCGCCAGACCCTCGCGCTCGTCGGCGAGTCGGGCTCTGGCAAATCCGTCACCGCGATGTCGATCCTCGATCTGCTCCCCCCGAACGCGCGGCGCAGCGGACGCATCCTGTTCGACGGCATCGACCTGGTGCCGATGCGCGACAAGGGGCTGCGACCGCTGCGGGGCGCCCGCATCGCGACCATCTTCCAGGAGCCGATGACGGCGCTGAATCCCGTCTACACGATCGGGCACCAGCTGGCCGAGGCGCTCACGAGCCACCATGACCTCGACGCCAAGACGGTGCGTGCGCGCGCCGTGCAGCTGCTGCGCGACGTGCACATGCCCTCGCCCGAGGAGAAGGTCGATCAATATCCCCACCAGCTCTCCGGCGGCCAGCGCCAGCGGGCGATGATCGCGATGGCGATCTCCTCGGAGCCTGACCTGCTCATCGCGGACGAGCCGACCACGGCGCTCGACGTCACGGTGCAGGCCGAGATCCTGGACCTGATCGCCGAGATCCAGGAGCGGATGGGCATGGCCGTGCTGATCATCACGCACGACATGGGCGTCGTGGCGGATGTGGCCGATCAGGTCGTCGTGATGAAGGACGGCCGGGTCGTGGAGAGCGCCCCGTCGGCGGAGCTCTTCCGCCACCCGAAGGAGCCGTACACGCAGGCGCTGCTCGCGGCCGTGCCGCACCTGGGCAAGGCGGACGACTTCCTGTCGGCGGCGAGGAACAAGCTGCGCATCGACGGCGTGACCGCCGCCACCCCGTTGCCCGAGACCGTGCTGCGCCTGCAGGATGCCGTCATCCGCTATCCCGGACGCTGGCGGCGGCCCGGGTTCCAGGCCATCAACGGCATCGATCTGGAGGTCGCACGCGGCGAGATCGTCGGTCTCGTCGGCGAGTCGGGCTCTGGCAAGTCCACGATCGGCAAGGCGGCGATCGGGCTGCTGCCCGTGACCGAGGGCCTGCTCGAGGTCCGCGGCGAACGCATCACCGGTCGCCCGGGGCGGGCGCTGCGTCAGCTGCGCCGCCACGTGACGATGGTGTTCCAGGACCCGGCGTCGTCGCTCAACCCTCGGCGCACGATCGGGCAGGCGATCTCCGACCCGCTTCTGTGGCAGGGACTCGTCCGGGATCCCCGCGCACGCCGCACCCGCGCGAAGGAGCTGCTGGAGCAGGTGCAGCTGAACCCCGACTGGTGCGACCGCTACCCGCACGAGCTCTCGGGCGGTCAACGTCAGCGCATCGGCATCGCCCGAGCCATCGCGACCGACCCCGTGCTCATGATCGCCGACGAACCGACCTCGGCGCTCGACGTGTCGGTGCAGGCGCAGGTGCTGGACCTGTTCCTCGCGCTCCAGCGCGAACTCGGGTTCTCGTGTCTGTTCATCAGCCACGACCTCTCGGTGGTCGAGACCCTGTCGAACCGCGTCGTGGTCCTGCGTCATGGCGACGTGATCGAGGAAGGCCCCACGGAGGACGTGCTGCACCATCCGGTCGATGAGTACACCAAGCGTCTGATCGCGGCGGCGCCGGTTCCCGATCCCGAGATCCAGAGGGTGCGTCGCGCCGAGCGGCACGCACTGAGGGGGGCCTAG
- a CDS encoding ABC transporter permease codes for MKLSPRVRQAITPLRTVMVIYLLVILILMAFAPLLAPYDPIAQNVALRLQPLFSPGHLLCTDELGRDILSRIMFGAQVELFIALGATLLATVLGTLLGLLGGYFNGLTEIVTMRLVVDVILAFPPIVLALLAVTLYGPGPVTLIIAIGVLFAPIFARITYGQVLSIKREEYVDAARTFGAPTIVILFRTVLANVSAPIIVQFSLTMAAAILMESGLSYLGLGVVPPTPSWGSMVAQGQRYLTTDPHVLLVPGAVIVLTILAFGILGDALRDLLDPKAKKRS; via the coding sequence ATGAAACTCAGCCCCCGCGTCCGCCAGGCGATCACGCCTCTGCGGACGGTCATGGTGATCTACCTCCTGGTCATCCTCATCCTGATGGCGTTCGCCCCGCTGCTCGCGCCGTACGACCCCATCGCGCAGAACGTCGCCCTGCGACTGCAGCCGCTGTTCAGCCCCGGTCACCTGCTGTGCACCGACGAGCTCGGCCGCGACATCCTCTCCCGCATCATGTTCGGCGCTCAGGTGGAGCTGTTCATCGCCCTCGGAGCGACTCTGCTCGCGACCGTCCTCGGAACCCTGCTGGGACTGCTCGGCGGCTACTTCAACGGGCTCACCGAGATCGTGACCATGCGGCTCGTGGTCGACGTGATCCTCGCGTTCCCGCCGATCGTGCTCGCCCTGCTGGCCGTGACGCTGTACGGCCCAGGGCCGGTCACGCTCATCATCGCGATCGGGGTGCTCTTCGCGCCCATCTTCGCCCGCATCACCTACGGGCAGGTGCTCTCCATCAAGCGCGAGGAGTACGTGGACGCAGCGCGCACGTTCGGCGCTCCGACGATCGTGATCCTGTTCCGCACCGTGCTCGCGAACGTCTCCGCGCCGATCATCGTCCAGTTCTCGCTCACGATGGCTGCGGCGATCCTGATGGAGTCCGGGCTCAGCTACCTGGGCCTCGGCGTCGTGCCGCCCACCCCGTCCTGGGGCTCCATGGTCGCGCAGGGCCAGCGCTACCTCACCACCGATCCGCATGTGCTGCTCGTGCCCGGAGCCGTGATCGTGCTGACGATCCTCGCCTTCGGCATCCTCGGCGACGCACTGCGGGACCTCCTCGACCCGAAAGCGAAGAAGCGCTCATGA
- a CDS encoding ABC transporter permease codes for MLLFIAKRLAMGVGLVLLVLTLIFSALQLVPGDPAVLLLSTGDGGAPSPEAVAALREQLGLDQPLLTQYLSFLSGVFTGDLGESFRTSQPVLEAIGARLPRTLNLVVFATLLSIVFGVAMGAIAARRGGWVDTLVTALSSIGVALPVFVFGAVLILVFSITLGLFPAGGYVDPSKDFLGSITSLTLPAVSLAVGFAAQIARMTRSAVLEVQSQDWVRTAKSIGLAPFTVFRRHVLRNSLTPVVTVVGIGFGTLLGSTVLVERVFNYPGLSSLLVDGVTTRDYPVVQGVVIVIAMLFIAINIVVDITYGILDPRVRRA; via the coding sequence GTGCTCCTCTTCATCGCGAAGCGGCTGGCGATGGGGGTGGGACTGGTCCTGCTGGTCCTCACCCTCATCTTCTCCGCACTCCAACTCGTCCCGGGCGACCCCGCCGTGCTGCTGCTGAGCACCGGTGACGGCGGGGCGCCCAGCCCGGAAGCCGTCGCCGCGCTCCGCGAGCAGCTCGGCCTCGACCAGCCGCTGCTCACGCAGTACCTCTCGTTCCTCAGCGGCGTCTTCACCGGAGACCTCGGCGAATCGTTCCGCACCTCGCAGCCCGTGCTCGAGGCGATCGGCGCCCGCCTCCCCCGCACGCTGAACCTCGTGGTGTTCGCCACACTGCTGTCGATCGTCTTCGGCGTCGCGATGGGCGCGATCGCCGCCCGACGCGGCGGCTGGGTCGACACCCTCGTCACCGCCCTGAGCTCCATCGGCGTCGCCCTTCCGGTGTTCGTGTTCGGCGCGGTGCTGATCCTGGTGTTCTCGATCACGCTCGGGCTGTTCCCCGCCGGCGGCTACGTCGATCCGTCGAAGGACTTCCTCGGATCGATCACGAGCCTCACCCTGCCCGCGGTGTCGCTGGCAGTCGGCTTCGCGGCGCAGATCGCGCGCATGACACGGTCGGCCGTCCTCGAGGTGCAGTCCCAGGACTGGGTGCGCACCGCGAAGTCGATCGGGCTGGCGCCGTTCACGGTGTTCCGCCGGCACGTGCTGCGCAACTCGCTGACCCCCGTGGTGACCGTGGTCGGCATCGGCTTCGGCACACTGCTCGGATCGACTGTCCTCGTCGAGAGGGTGTTCAACTACCCCGGCCTGTCGAGCCTGCTCGTCGACGGCGTCACGACGCGCGACTACCCGGTCGTACAGGGCGTCGTGATCGTGATCGCGATGCTGTTCATCGCGATCAACATCGTCGTCGACATCACCTACGGAATCCTCGACCCCCGAGTGAGGCGAGCATGA
- a CDS encoding ABC transporter substrate-binding protein, whose amino-acid sequence MPISPRPARHDRRTAHRWIGAVAFGAASILVLAGCGGSSDSGDADGSDGPQTLTFGLSAEPATPITGMQQGGAVNQLLTMVHRGLMTYDEAGAVVPGIAESVDTTDPTSYVFTIRPDLTFHDDTPLTAENVKNSLDYYRDPANGSQLAAGLKDVTEITVADDTVTITLAQPNTAFLQYLALPFAAIVPDTSLNADTPNWVGAGPFEMTDLQEGIGLTVEKDEDFYDADDVALDSIEVKFYPDGEARTNALLSGDVDMIEYVPWENFQRVADAGLTVDAQQGPFQYVQFNVTEGPFADPKVRQAVAYALNRENAVLAAFQSNGAPLDGIVIPEDDPAYDPSAAELWSYDPKKAKELLAEAGYPDGFAATLLSTSQYTFLQDNALSVQEDLRAIGIDVTLDAPDWSTRVSKGNAGEYDLAVSGDAGVITDPSYLLNWVVDSRNFNVGWGYSNDTLRGLIEDGLRAADDDAAKKEIYQEIADIWAEDVPFASINTREQAYAYNDKVSGFQTLPGFLVFYSSLNLAHASVK is encoded by the coding sequence ATGCCCATTTCACCGCGTCCCGCCCGACACGACCGCCGGACTGCTCACCGCTGGATCGGTGCCGTCGCCTTCGGCGCCGCCTCGATCCTCGTCCTCGCCGGGTGTGGAGGCTCGTCCGACTCCGGCGACGCCGACGGTTCGGATGGTCCGCAGACGCTGACCTTCGGCCTCTCCGCCGAACCGGCCACCCCGATCACCGGCATGCAGCAGGGCGGTGCGGTCAACCAGCTGCTCACGATGGTGCACCGCGGTCTGATGACCTACGACGAGGCGGGAGCCGTGGTTCCCGGTATCGCGGAGTCGGTCGACACCACGGATCCGACGAGCTACGTGTTCACCATCCGCCCCGATCTCACGTTCCATGACGACACCCCGCTCACCGCCGAGAACGTGAAGAACTCGCTGGACTACTACCGCGATCCCGCCAACGGATCGCAGCTCGCCGCCGGCCTCAAGGACGTCACCGAGATCACGGTCGCCGACGACACCGTCACGATCACCCTCGCCCAGCCGAACACGGCGTTCCTGCAGTACCTCGCCCTGCCGTTCGCCGCGATCGTGCCCGACACGTCGCTCAACGCCGACACCCCCAACTGGGTGGGCGCCGGGCCCTTCGAGATGACCGACCTGCAAGAGGGCATCGGCCTCACCGTCGAGAAGGACGAGGACTTCTACGACGCCGACGATGTCGCGCTCGACAGCATCGAGGTGAAGTTCTACCCCGACGGCGAAGCGCGCACCAACGCGCTGCTCAGCGGCGACGTCGACATGATCGAGTACGTCCCGTGGGAGAACTTCCAGCGGGTGGCGGATGCTGGACTCACGGTCGACGCGCAGCAGGGTCCGTTCCAGTACGTGCAGTTCAACGTGACGGAGGGCCCGTTCGCCGATCCGAAGGTGCGCCAGGCCGTGGCCTACGCGCTCAATCGCGAGAACGCCGTGCTCGCCGCGTTCCAGAGCAACGGCGCCCCGCTGGACGGCATCGTGATCCCCGAGGACGACCCCGCATACGACCCGTCTGCCGCCGAGCTGTGGAGCTACGACCCGAAGAAGGCCAAGGAGCTGCTCGCCGAGGCCGGGTACCCCGACGGCTTCGCGGCCACCCTGCTCTCGACCTCGCAGTACACGTTCCTGCAGGACAACGCCCTGTCGGTGCAGGAGGACCTCCGCGCGATCGGCATCGACGTGACACTCGACGCCCCCGACTGGTCCACCCGCGTCAGCAAGGGCAACGCCGGCGAGTACGACCTCGCCGTCTCGGGCGATGCCGGTGTGATCACCGACCCGTCGTACCTGCTCAACTGGGTGGTCGACAGCCGCAACTTCAACGTCGGCTGGGGCTACTCCAACGACACGCTGCGGGGCCTGATCGAAGACGGTCTGCGTGCCGCCGACGACGACGCCGCCAAGAAGGAGATCTACCAGGAGATCGCCGACATCTGGGCCGAGGACGTGCCGTTCGCCTCGATCAACACCCGTGAGCAGGCGTACGCCTACAACGACAAGGTGAGCGGATTCCAGACCCTGCCCGGCTTCCTGGTCTTCTACAGCTCGCTCAACCTGGCGCACGCCTCGGTGAAGTAG
- the pnuC gene encoding nicotinamide riboside transporter PnuC, translating into MDLLRWLAEAFNSQWVLPGGQTLLIREVVGNAFGLASAIGGMRRKIWAWPVGIIGNVLLLTVFLGSILSPDHSLPHLLGQAGRQVMFIAVAIYGWVRWRNAEGGRVSPRWAPTSARIGLVLGMVIGTVALTPLFRALGSWEPVWADAWTFVGSLLATYGMAKGWTEFWLIWIAVDVVGVPLLFGSGYYATGLMYVFYGAFTATGFVVWWRAQTRTQPPVVILPPDPSPHRGGDRAAE; encoded by the coding sequence ATGGATCTGCTGCGCTGGCTCGCCGAGGCCTTCAACTCGCAATGGGTGCTGCCGGGCGGGCAGACGCTGCTCATCCGCGAGGTCGTGGGCAACGCCTTCGGCCTCGCGAGCGCGATCGGCGGCATGCGGCGGAAGATCTGGGCGTGGCCGGTCGGGATCATCGGCAACGTGCTGCTGCTCACCGTCTTCCTCGGTTCGATCCTCAGCCCCGACCACTCGCTGCCGCATCTGCTCGGACAGGCCGGCCGGCAGGTCATGTTCATCGCGGTCGCGATCTACGGATGGGTCCGCTGGCGGAACGCCGAGGGCGGCCGGGTGAGTCCCCGGTGGGCGCCGACGAGTGCGCGCATCGGACTGGTGCTCGGAATGGTCATCGGCACGGTGGCGCTCACTCCGCTGTTCCGCGCCCTCGGGTCGTGGGAGCCGGTCTGGGCCGACGCCTGGACCTTCGTCGGCTCACTGCTGGCGACCTACGGCATGGCCAAGGGCTGGACCGAGTTCTGGCTCATCTGGATCGCGGTCGACGTCGTCGGCGTGCCTCTGCTGTTCGGCTCGGGGTACTACGCGACCGGGCTGATGTACGTGTTCTACGGCGCCTTCACGGCCACCGGATTCGTGGTCTGGTGGCGGGCGCAGACTCGAACGCAACCGCCCGTGGTGATCCTTCCCCCCGATCCGAGCCCCCATCGCGGCGGCGACCGCGCCGCCGAGTGA
- a CDS encoding N-acetyltransferase family protein yields the protein MTAVQIRDADESDLPTITEIHNHAVVHTTSIWNEDAVDVADRAAWLADRRTRGYPVIVAADESGVLGYASFAQWRPHSGYRHTVEHSVYVRGDQRGRGIGKTLMAALIERARAAGIHVMIGGIESGNVASIVLHERLGFAEVGRMPQVGAKFGRWLDLSMLQLTLDDRPAPDAAR from the coding sequence ATGACAGCCGTGCAGATCAGGGATGCCGATGAGTCGGACCTCCCCACGATCACCGAGATCCACAACCATGCCGTGGTGCACACCACCTCGATCTGGAACGAGGACGCGGTCGACGTCGCCGACCGCGCCGCCTGGCTCGCCGATCGGAGGACACGCGGGTATCCGGTCATCGTCGCCGCCGACGAGAGCGGCGTGCTCGGATACGCGTCGTTCGCGCAGTGGCGGCCGCACAGCGGCTACCGGCACACCGTCGAGCACTCCGTGTACGTGCGCGGCGATCAGCGCGGCCGCGGCATCGGGAAGACCCTGATGGCCGCGCTCATCGAGCGAGCCCGCGCGGCCGGCATCCACGTCATGATCGGCGGCATCGAGAGCGGGAACGTCGCCTCGATCGTGCTGCACGAGCGGCTCGGCTTCGCCGAGGTCGGACGGATGCCGCAGGTCGGGGCGAAGTTCGGACGCTGGCTCGACCTGAGCATGCTCCAGCTCACGCTCGACGACCGCCCCGCGCCCGACGCGGCGCGCTGA
- a CDS encoding DUF808 domain-containing protein: MSVGLLAVVDDILSAAMKASAKAAGVVIDDAAVTPQYVQGITPARELPVVGKIALGSLANKFLIIIPAALLLTAFAPWVLPYLLIVGGAYLCFEGAEKVLEWFGVQHGHADEGARDEKKLVLGAVRTDLILSTEIMLISLANLEAGLDIWTTLAILAVIALLMTGVVYGAVALLVKIDDIGLKMAKNPVQRVRHTGTRIVRSMPAVFRFISILGTVAMLWVGGHLVLVNLGEVGWHFPVDVLHAVEHALEPAGAVVVWIVDTIISAIAGLALGLLIVVIVLGIGRMLGKKPSFHEGEESPADVHV; the protein is encoded by the coding sequence ATGTCCGTTGGACTTCTCGCCGTCGTCGACGACATCCTGAGCGCCGCGATGAAGGCCTCCGCGAAGGCGGCGGGCGTCGTGATCGACGACGCCGCGGTCACACCGCAGTACGTGCAGGGGATCACGCCGGCCCGCGAGCTGCCCGTCGTCGGCAAGATCGCTCTCGGTTCGCTCGCGAACAAGTTCCTCATCATCATCCCGGCGGCGCTGCTGCTCACCGCCTTCGCGCCGTGGGTGCTGCCGTACCTGCTGATCGTCGGCGGTGCGTACCTCTGCTTCGAAGGTGCCGAGAAGGTGCTGGAGTGGTTCGGCGTGCAGCACGGCCACGCCGACGAGGGCGCGCGCGATGAGAAGAAGCTCGTGCTCGGCGCCGTGCGCACCGACCTCATCCTCTCCACCGAGATCATGCTGATCTCGCTCGCGAACCTCGAGGCGGGTCTCGACATCTGGACGACCCTCGCGATCCTCGCCGTGATCGCCCTGCTGATGACCGGCGTCGTCTACGGAGCCGTCGCACTGCTGGTGAAGATCGACGACATCGGCCTGAAGATGGCGAAGAACCCGGTGCAGCGCGTCCGTCACACCGGCACCCGGATCGTGCGATCGATGCCCGCGGTCTTCCGCTTCATCAGCATCCTCGGCACGGTCGCGATGCTCTGGGTCGGCGGCCACCTCGTGCTCGTGAACCTCGGCGAGGTCGGCTGGCACTTCCCGGTCGACGTGCTGCATGCCGTCGAGCACGCGCTCGAGCCGGCCGGCGCGGTCGTCGTCTGGATCGTCGACACCATCATCTCGGCGATCGCCGGCCTCGCGCTCGGCCTGCTGATCGTCGTCATCGTGCTCGGCATCGGACGGATGCTGGGCAAGAAGCCGAGCTTCCACGAGGGCGAGGAATCCCCCGCCGACGTGCACGTCTGA
- the msrB gene encoding peptide-methionine (R)-S-oxide reductase MsrB, translated as MSNDYGRTPEAVSALTHLQYEVTQQDATEPPFRNAYWNTHDDGIYVDVVSGEPLFSSTDKFDSGTGWPSFTKPIDADAVTTRTDRKLFMKRTEARSAGADSHLGHVFDDGPRDAGGLRYCMNSAALRFIPADRLEEEGYGRYSRLFDTTTDISEEQS; from the coding sequence ATGTCGAACGACTACGGCAGGACCCCCGAGGCGGTCAGTGCCCTCACGCATCTGCAGTACGAGGTGACCCAGCAGGACGCGACGGAGCCGCCGTTCCGCAACGCCTACTGGAACACCCATGACGACGGCATCTACGTCGACGTCGTCTCCGGCGAGCCACTGTTCTCGTCCACCGACAAGTTCGACAGCGGCACCGGATGGCCGAGCTTCACCAAGCCCATCGATGCGGATGCCGTGACCACGCGCACCGACCGCAAGCTGTTCATGAAGCGCACCGAAGCGCGCTCGGCCGGCGCCGACAGCCACCTGGGCCACGTCTTCGACGACGGACCGCGCGACGCGGGAGGATTGCGGTACTGCATGAACTCCGCCGCTCTCCGGTTCATCCCCGCTGACAGGCTCGAGGAAGAGGGGTACGGTCGCTACAGCCGCCTCTTCGACACCACCACCGATATCTCTGAGGAGCAGTCATGA
- the msrA gene encoding peptide-methionine (S)-S-oxide reductase MsrA: MTDTGTITRTPGTETAVLAGGCFWGMEDLIRRQPGVLDTRVGYTGGSNDHATYRNHPGHAEAVEIVFDPSKTTYRDILAFFFQIHDPSTKDRQGNDIGSSYRSAIFPLSPEQETVARDTIADVDASGLWPGKAVTTIEPEGPFWQAEEEHQDYLIKYPNGYTCHFPRAGWVLPKRESATV, from the coding sequence ATGACCGACACCGGAACCATCACCCGCACCCCCGGCACCGAGACCGCCGTCCTGGCCGGTGGCTGTTTCTGGGGCATGGAGGACCTGATCCGCCGCCAGCCCGGCGTGCTCGACACGCGCGTCGGCTACACCGGAGGCTCGAACGACCACGCGACGTACCGTAACCACCCGGGTCACGCCGAGGCCGTGGAGATCGTGTTCGACCCGTCGAAGACGACCTACCGCGACATCCTCGCGTTCTTCTTCCAGATCCACGACCCGTCGACCAAGGACCGTCAGGGCAACGACATCGGCTCGAGCTACCGCTCGGCGATCTTCCCGCTCAGCCCCGAGCAGGAGACCGTCGCGCGCGACACGATCGCCGACGTCGACGCCTCCGGTCTCTGGCCGGGCAAGGCCGTGACCACGATCGAGCCCGAGGGTCCGTTCTGGCAGGCCGAGGAGGAGCACCAGGACTACCTGATCAAGTACCCGAACGGCTACACCTGCCACTTCCCGCGTGCGGGATGGGTGCTGCCGAAGCGTGAGAGCGCGACCGTCTGA
- a CDS encoding alpha/beta fold hydrolase yields the protein MAVPLSDLTSMPDPQQVYAADGTRLATYTWGDLDAPVVVAVHGFASNARDNWVLTGWVRELTRAGYRVLALDQRGHGNSAKPHQPEDYGIRTLATDVESVMDAYLVDDAFYVGYSLGARVGWEVVRDLPQRIGRAVLGGVPDGIPLARLDLDQVRAYIADGTPVADQTTQNYIALTERVPGNDLQALVALAEGMRASGTIDPDPADAPARPILFATGSKDAIIEGSRALASAAHDGRFFEIPNRNHFNAPGSRDFKEAALAFLAEG from the coding sequence GTGGCTGTCCCTCTCTCCGACCTGACCAGCATGCCCGACCCGCAGCAGGTGTACGCGGCAGACGGCACCCGGCTTGCGACCTACACCTGGGGCGACCTGGATGCCCCGGTCGTCGTGGCCGTGCACGGCTTCGCATCCAACGCGCGCGACAACTGGGTGCTCACCGGCTGGGTGCGCGAGCTGACCCGTGCCGGCTACCGGGTGCTCGCCCTCGACCAGCGCGGGCACGGGAACAGCGCGAAGCCGCATCAGCCGGAGGACTACGGCATCCGCACCCTCGCGACCGACGTCGAGTCCGTCATGGACGCGTACCTCGTCGACGACGCGTTCTACGTGGGGTACTCGCTCGGCGCGCGCGTCGGCTGGGAGGTCGTGCGCGACCTGCCGCAGCGGATCGGCCGCGCGGTGCTCGGTGGCGTGCCCGACGGCATCCCCCTCGCACGGCTGGATCTCGACCAAGTGCGGGCGTACATCGCCGACGGCACCCCCGTGGCGGATCAGACGACGCAGAACTACATCGCCCTCACCGAGCGGGTGCCGGGCAATGACCTGCAGGCGCTCGTCGCGCTGGCCGAGGGGATGCGGGCATCCGGCACGATCGACCCGGATCCGGCGGATGCGCCCGCCCGCCCGATCCTGTTCGCCACCGGATCGAAGGACGCGATCATCGAAGGTTCGCGCGCCCTGGCATCCGCCGCCCACGACGGGCGGTTCTTCGAGATCCCGAACCGCAACCACTTCAACGCGCCGGGCTCGCGGGACTTCAAGGAAGCCGCGCTGGCCTTCCTCGCGGAGGGCTGA